In Pseudobdellovibrionaceae bacterium, the following proteins share a genomic window:
- the acs gene encoding acetate--CoA ligase: protein MHHSDDRIPLKPEWEKNAHVNQAKYKDLYQQSIQDPEGFWAKQAERITWTKKWDKVKDTSFIKPVHVKWYEGGKLNASYNCIDRHLEKHADRVAFYWEPDSTTEETITITYRQLHEKVCRLANVLKANGVKKGDRVTIYMPMIPEAVYSMLACARIGAIHSVVFGGFSPDSLATRIQDCDSGFLITADEGYRGGKTVPLKVNADEAAKKCPGLRKMLVVQRTKAKVDWDASRDIWYHEAVTQVSDQCEPEVMDAEDPLYILYTSGSTGKPKGVMHTTGGYMVYTALTHEVVFDYKPEDVYWCAADVGWVTGHSYIVYGPLANCATSVLFEGVPTWPTASRIWEVIDEYKVNILYTAPTLIRTLMREGEEFVKKTSRKSLRLLGSVGEPINPEAWKWYFEVAGDSRSPIVDTWWQTETGGIMITPLPGVTDLKPGSASIPFFGVQPLIVDDSGKELMGACEGNLCIKDSWPGQMRTVYKNHQRFEETYFSQFPGLYMAGDGCHRDKDGYYWIIGRVDDVINVSGHRMGTAEVESSLVAHNKVAESAVVGFPHEIKGQGIYAFVTLMAGVEPTEELRKELTDWVRKDIGPIAKPDVIQFAPALPKTRSGKIMRRILRKLACKQEDQIGDTSTLADPSVVTALIQDRNGLN from the coding sequence ATGCACCATTCTGATGATCGAATTCCGCTGAAGCCCGAGTGGGAGAAAAACGCTCACGTCAACCAGGCCAAATACAAGGACCTGTACCAGCAAAGTATTCAGGACCCCGAGGGATTCTGGGCCAAACAGGCTGAGCGGATTACCTGGACAAAAAAATGGGACAAGGTGAAAGACACGAGCTTCATAAAGCCCGTTCACGTCAAATGGTATGAGGGTGGAAAGCTCAATGCCAGCTACAACTGCATTGATCGCCACTTGGAAAAGCACGCCGACCGTGTGGCCTTTTACTGGGAGCCGGATAGTACCACTGAAGAAACCATCACCATCACCTACAGACAACTTCACGAAAAAGTTTGCCGTTTGGCCAATGTGCTTAAAGCCAATGGAGTCAAAAAGGGCGACCGGGTCACAATCTACATGCCCATGATCCCAGAGGCAGTGTATTCCATGCTGGCCTGTGCCCGCATCGGCGCCATTCATTCGGTGGTCTTTGGTGGCTTTTCACCCGACTCCCTAGCAACCCGCATTCAGGATTGTGACAGTGGGTTTTTGATTACCGCCGACGAAGGCTACCGCGGCGGCAAGACCGTACCTCTCAAGGTGAACGCAGATGAGGCGGCAAAGAAGTGTCCTGGCCTCAGGAAAATGCTGGTCGTGCAAAGAACCAAAGCCAAAGTGGACTGGGATGCCAGTCGCGACATTTGGTACCACGAGGCCGTCACTCAGGTGAGCGATCAATGCGAACCGGAAGTGATGGACGCGGAAGATCCACTTTACATACTTTACACTTCTGGCTCGACCGGAAAACCCAAGGGTGTCATGCACACCACGGGCGGCTATATGGTCTACACCGCTCTCACCCATGAAGTGGTCTTTGATTACAAGCCTGAAGATGTGTATTGGTGTGCGGCCGATGTGGGCTGGGTGACCGGCCATAGCTATATCGTCTATGGCCCCCTAGCCAACTGTGCCACTTCGGTTTTGTTTGAAGGGGTTCCCACCTGGCCCACGGCCTCGCGGATATGGGAAGTCATTGATGAATACAAAGTGAACATCCTTTACACGGCTCCCACTTTGATCCGCACCCTGATGCGCGAAGGGGAAGAATTCGTAAAGAAGACCTCGCGTAAAAGCCTGCGACTTCTAGGTTCCGTCGGCGAGCCAATTAACCCAGAAGCTTGGAAGTGGTATTTTGAAGTCGCCGGCGACAGTCGCTCGCCCATTGTTGATACCTGGTGGCAAACGGAAACAGGTGGCATCATGATCACTCCCCTTCCTGGAGTCACCGATCTGAAACCGGGCTCAGCCTCAATTCCCTTTTTCGGCGTTCAACCCTTGATTGTCGACGACTCGGGCAAGGAACTCATGGGGGCCTGCGAAGGCAACCTGTGCATCAAGGATTCCTGGCCGGGGCAAATGCGCACTGTCTATAAGAATCATCAGCGGTTTGAAGAGACTTACTTCAGCCAGTTCCCTGGCCTCTATATGGCGGGCGACGGCTGCCACCGGGACAAGGATGGCTACTACTGGATCATTGGTCGCGTCGACGATGTGATTAATGTTTCCGGTCATCGCATGGGCACAGCCGAGGTGGAAAGCTCCCTGGTGGCGCACAACAAAGTGGCTGAATCAGCGGTTGTCGGCTTTCCCCATGAGATCAAAGGCCAGGGTATTTATGCCTTTGTGACTTTGATGGCGGGGGTGGAGCCCACAGAGGAATTGCGCAAAGAACTCACTGATTGGGTACGCAAAGATATTGGCCCCATTGCCAAGCCGGACGTCATCCAGTTTGCACCTGCTCTACCTAAAACCCGCAGCGGCAAAATCATGCGGCGGATTTTGCGCAAGTTGGCTTGCAAGCAAGAAGACCAGATTGGTGACACTTCTACTCTTGCAGACCCCAGTGTGGTGACAGCACTTATTCAAGACCGAAATGGATTGAATTGA
- the lgt gene encoding prolipoprotein diacylglyceryl transferase: MTHYVHQLDPFAIQFTETMGIRWYGLAYLAGFVGSYLIFVWLAKRGRIQLPAEKAGDFITWVAIGTLAGGRLGYCLFYSPDLFWQFSSQIPYWGVLEVHKGGMASHGGIIGVLLVCLWFARRGGYSKLHLIDLTAYGCTIGFTFGRIANFINGELYGRIAPETFKWAVKFPTELYYWANYQVQELKRLIPALDSLGAVKNSRGEELILTPENWTEWVNRYRLDSIAHDNINSVIEKVIWATQNGQTQVIEAMQTVLNPRYPSQLYQSLLEGFLVWLVMTVVWLKPRKAGVVASVFGFGYSIARIIGEQYRMPDAHIGFQWLGLTRGQWLSVGFILFAAGFLFVAIRTENPKLGGLLSGDGESIAGGKT; the protein is encoded by the coding sequence GTGACCCATTACGTTCACCAACTTGACCCTTTTGCTATTCAATTTACCGAGACCATGGGAATTCGCTGGTATGGACTGGCCTACCTTGCCGGTTTTGTGGGCAGCTATTTGATATTTGTGTGGCTAGCAAAACGGGGTCGCATTCAGCTGCCTGCGGAGAAGGCCGGAGATTTTATCACCTGGGTGGCGATTGGCACCCTGGCCGGCGGCCGTTTAGGATACTGTTTGTTCTATTCGCCTGATTTGTTTTGGCAGTTTTCATCTCAAATCCCTTACTGGGGGGTATTGGAGGTCCACAAAGGGGGGATGGCCAGTCATGGTGGTATAATCGGTGTCCTTTTGGTTTGCCTGTGGTTTGCCCGCAGAGGGGGGTACTCCAAACTTCATCTGATTGATTTGACGGCTTATGGTTGTACCATCGGTTTTACTTTTGGTCGCATCGCCAATTTTATTAACGGTGAACTCTACGGGCGAATTGCACCCGAGACTTTCAAGTGGGCAGTCAAATTCCCCACTGAGCTCTATTACTGGGCCAACTATCAGGTGCAGGAACTTAAGCGCTTGATCCCTGCTTTGGATTCTCTAGGGGCGGTGAAAAATTCCCGAGGGGAGGAACTCATACTGACCCCAGAGAATTGGACCGAATGGGTGAATCGCTATCGATTAGACTCTATAGCCCATGACAATATCAATTCAGTCATTGAGAAGGTGATTTGGGCCACACAGAATGGACAGACCCAAGTCATTGAAGCCATGCAGACGGTATTGAATCCCCGCTATCCCAGTCAGCTCTATCAGTCACTACTCGAAGGCTTTCTCGTTTGGCTGGTGATGACTGTTGTGTGGCTTAAACCCCGCAAGGCGGGTGTGGTGGCCAGTGTTTTTGGCTTTGGCTATTCCATCGCACGAATCATTGGCGAGCAATATCGAATGCCCGATGCCCATATTGGTTTTCAATGGTTGGGTTTGACTCGCGGGCAGTGGCTGAGTGTGGGATTTATTCTTTTTGCTGCAGGCTTTCTGTTTGTGGCCATTAGGACTGAAAACCCTAAGTTGGGTGGACTTTTGAGTGGAGATGGAGAGAGCATAGCAGGAGGGAAGACCTGA
- a CDS encoding DUF2817 domain-containing protein has protein sequence MAGIFSLRKGHLPEMEDLESLIKEYQHLLRVDQIDEVEHRGKRFPLTTVELGSKDPKASVFALFGGVHGLERIGTHVVLVYLRHLLQSLQWDKTLQRRLEESRFVFMPIVNPVGMFHFRRSNANGVDLMRNAPVEGEGSSSQFFSGHRISPKLPCYRGEAGTMEKEAQVLCQVVREKVFPSHLSFVLDVHSGFGSRDRFWFPWAKNLEMFPLISEVMAFRDLLDRSYPYHVYDIEPSATHYVIHGDLWDYLFAEHHESNRIQESIFLPWTLELGSWAWLRKSPLQILHPLRFHHPLKPHRVKRILRRHMLLFDFIHRSLISPDSWLLEGQSRRQEYETRAKELWYDKR, from the coding sequence ATGGCTGGTATTTTTAGTCTGCGTAAGGGTCACCTTCCAGAAATGGAAGATTTAGAAAGCCTGATCAAGGAGTATCAGCATCTCCTACGTGTGGACCAAATTGACGAGGTGGAGCACAGGGGTAAAAGATTCCCACTTACGACCGTTGAATTGGGGTCGAAAGATCCAAAGGCTTCAGTCTTTGCTTTGTTCGGCGGGGTCCATGGCCTGGAACGAATCGGCACCCATGTGGTTTTGGTCTATTTGCGCCACCTGCTTCAGTCACTGCAGTGGGACAAAACCTTACAAAGACGTCTTGAGGAATCCCGTTTTGTCTTTATGCCCATAGTGAACCCAGTTGGGATGTTTCACTTTCGTCGCTCCAACGCCAATGGTGTGGATCTGATGCGCAATGCCCCAGTGGAGGGGGAGGGGAGTTCCTCCCAGTTTTTTAGTGGCCACCGCATTTCGCCCAAGCTTCCCTGTTACCGTGGGGAGGCTGGTACCATGGAAAAAGAGGCTCAAGTCCTCTGTCAGGTGGTTCGCGAAAAAGTATTTCCCTCACATTTAAGTTTTGTTCTTGATGTTCATTCCGGTTTTGGATCCCGGGACCGTTTTTGGTTTCCCTGGGCCAAGAATCTTGAGATGTTTCCTTTGATCTCTGAGGTGATGGCTTTTAGGGATTTGCTGGATCGCTCGTACCCTTACCATGTTTATGATATCGAACCCAGCGCCACTCACTACGTCATTCACGGTGACCTATGGGATTATTTGTTTGCCGAGCACCATGAATCCAACCGGATTCAGGAGTCGATTTTCCTGCCGTGGACCCTGGAGCTCGGGAGTTGGGCCTGGCTGCGCAAGAGTCCTCTACAGATCCTTCATCCCTTGCGCTTTCATCACCCTTTAAAACCCCACCGAGTGAAGCGCATTCTTCGCCGTCATATGCTTTTGTTTGATTTTATTCACCGCAGTTTGATTTCGCCGGATTCCTGGCTGCTCGAAGGCCAGTCCCGCCGACAGGAATATGAAACCCGGGCCAAGGAGCTTTGGTATGACAAAAGATAA
- the maf gene encoding septum formation protein Maf, translating to MTQSAEHPPIILASASPYRKKQLEAWGLPFTVLPPESDEATLKRELKGPPREICQKLAQAKAHSIAVNNPKALVIGSDQIAVTHEGEILSKPGNSENAVHQLMKMSGHTHSLLTGLAVIYQGQGILQVERVDITFRDLVEDEIRAYVKQDDPWDCAGAYKLERFGICLVREIKGRDPSSIQGLPMIALTEAIRELVGHMPFELNPTVLQLAPGAPHA from the coding sequence ATGACACAGAGTGCAGAACACCCGCCGATCATCCTTGCCAGTGCCTCTCCCTATCGCAAAAAGCAACTGGAGGCCTGGGGACTTCCTTTCACTGTGTTGCCCCCCGAAAGTGACGAGGCTACCCTCAAACGTGAATTGAAAGGACCTCCCAGAGAGATCTGCCAAAAGTTGGCTCAAGCCAAAGCCCACTCCATCGCCGTCAACAACCCCAAGGCCCTAGTTATTGGCTCAGACCAGATCGCTGTCACTCATGAAGGGGAAATTCTCAGCAAACCCGGAAACTCTGAGAATGCCGTTCACCAGCTGATGAAGATGTCGGGCCACACTCACTCTCTCCTCACCGGGCTGGCGGTGATTTACCAAGGACAGGGAATCTTGCAGGTGGAGCGAGTGGACATCACCTTCCGTGACTTAGTTGAAGATGAGATCCGCGCTTACGTAAAACAGGACGACCCTTGGGACTGTGCCGGAGCCTATAAGCTGGAAAGGTTTGGAATTTGCCTGGTACGAGAAATCAAGGGTCGAGACCCCTCTTCGATTCAAGGATTACCGATGATCGCATTGACTGAGGCCATTCGTGAACTGGTGGGCCATATGCCCTTTGAACTGAATCCAACTGTCCTTCAGTTGGCACCTGGAGCACCCCATGCCTGA
- a CDS encoding alpha/beta hydrolase — MTKDKPALWVFLRGLGREKGHWGNFVDEFQASFPGEEVLCVDLPGAGDARDVPPPTSLASMTDFVRHQVHQAAGGERPINLLSISLGGMVTLEWMRRHPHELHFVVIMNTSAAGLNPFYRRLRLSAAPRFLSSAFVRDPHLRERKIVDLISNRREVHDQTAEQWYRLGQERPVNRRSVARQLLAASRFRLPRQMPSVPTLLMVGQGDRLVHPDCTEALHRHYGWEIARHPWAGHDLPLDDAPWIFSEIRKWRNQNGF, encoded by the coding sequence ATGACAAAAGATAAACCAGCCTTGTGGGTCTTTCTTCGCGGCCTGGGACGGGAAAAGGGTCATTGGGGAAATTTTGTTGATGAGTTTCAAGCCAGTTTTCCCGGAGAGGAAGTTCTTTGTGTGGACCTTCCTGGAGCCGGCGACGCCCGAGACGTACCTCCTCCCACCAGTCTGGCTTCCATGACGGATTTTGTTCGCCATCAAGTGCACCAAGCCGCGGGCGGCGAGCGCCCAATTAATCTCTTGTCCATCTCCCTTGGGGGAATGGTGACTCTGGAATGGATGCGGCGACACCCCCATGAACTTCATTTTGTCGTGATCATGAACACTTCGGCCGCAGGCTTGAATCCATTTTATCGTCGATTGCGGCTTTCAGCCGCCCCGCGCTTTTTATCCAGTGCCTTTGTGCGCGACCCTCACTTGCGAGAACGAAAGATTGTGGATTTGATTTCCAACCGTCGAGAAGTTCACGATCAAACGGCAGAGCAATGGTACCGCCTGGGGCAGGAACGGCCGGTCAATCGCCGAAGTGTCGCCCGCCAACTGTTGGCAGCCAGCCGTTTCCGTCTGCCTCGACAAATGCCAAGTGTGCCGACCCTGTTGATGGTGGGGCAGGGAGATCGTCTCGTCCATCCGGACTGCACCGAGGCTCTCCATCGCCACTATGGCTGGGAGATCGCCCGGCATCCTTGGGCTGGGCATGATTTACCTTTAGATGACGCCCCTTGGATATTCAGTGAGATACGTAAGTGGCGGAATCAGAACGGGTTTTAA
- the hemB gene encoding porphobilinogen synthase gives MPDTSSTLWIPNRPRRNRRSDSLRRMNQETWLRPDNFVYPLFVMDGENNSEPIGAMPGQFRWTPDLLIRQAREAFDLGVPAVALFPKIEERKKDSLAKESANREGLLPRTVTALKEALPGLTVITDVAMDPYSSDGHDGIVQDGEILNDETLEVLGEMALVQAEAGADFVAPSDMMDGRVEYIRAVLDECGFTDVGIISYAAKYASCFYGPFRDALDSAPKEGDKKTYQMNPANQLEALRELRMDQEEGADMVMVKPALSYLDVISLAKANCEVPVAAYNVSGEYSMIKAAAEKGWLDERAAALESLLSIKRAGADVIFTYWALMAAKWLQ, from the coding sequence ATGCCTGACACATCGTCCACGCTGTGGATTCCCAATCGTCCTCGTCGCAATCGTCGCAGTGACTCTCTGAGAAGAATGAATCAGGAAACCTGGCTAAGGCCTGACAACTTTGTATACCCTCTGTTTGTCATGGACGGCGAAAACAACAGTGAACCCATTGGCGCCATGCCGGGCCAGTTTCGCTGGACTCCGGATCTGCTCATTCGTCAGGCCCGGGAGGCTTTCGATTTGGGTGTTCCCGCGGTCGCTCTCTTTCCCAAAATTGAAGAAAGAAAAAAGGACTCCCTCGCCAAAGAGTCTGCTAATCGCGAAGGCCTGTTGCCACGAACGGTAACAGCACTTAAAGAGGCCCTGCCAGGGCTGACGGTCATTACCGACGTCGCCATGGACCCCTATTCCAGCGATGGGCACGATGGCATTGTCCAGGATGGTGAGATCCTCAACGATGAAACCCTTGAGGTCCTGGGCGAAATGGCCTTGGTGCAAGCCGAAGCGGGAGCTGATTTTGTTGCACCCTCAGATATGATGGATGGTCGAGTGGAGTACATTCGGGCTGTTCTTGACGAGTGTGGATTCACGGATGTGGGTATTATCAGCTACGCAGCTAAATATGCTTCATGCTTTTATGGCCCGTTTCGTGACGCCCTGGATTCAGCTCCCAAAGAGGGAGACAAGAAGACATATCAAATGAATCCGGCCAACCAGCTTGAAGCTTTGCGCGAGTTACGCATGGACCAGGAAGAGGGGGCCGACATGGTTATGGTCAAGCCTGCTCTCAGCTATTTGGATGTGATCAGCTTGGCAAAGGCCAACTGTGAAGTCCCAGTGGCAGCCTACAATGTCAGCGGCGAGTACTCCATGATTAAGGCAGCTGCTGAAAAGGGTTGGCTGGATGAAAGGGCCGCAGCACTCGAAAGTCTGTTGTCCATCAAACGGGCCGGTGCTGATGTGATCTTCACCTATTGGGCTCTGATGGCGGCTAAATGGCTCCAATAG
- a CDS encoding HD-GYP domain-containing protein, with translation MSWDDIPSWANDVANSILQTVKKKDPFTFYHCCRVGRGSRKLAKAMGLNDFEQAVLEFSGLFHDVGKVGVPDSILLKPGRLTADEVEVMKAHPIKSAEILEPLSHIPFFRFLLPGIRYHHEKIDGTGYPFNLVGDRIPLPARVIAVVDTYDAMTNKRPYREALPEDKVIKELIDYSGSQFDANLVKVFLEALPYFHEEKEDEDVVVHHILKAA, from the coding sequence ATGTCTTGGGATGATATCCCGAGTTGGGCCAATGATGTGGCCAACTCGATTTTACAAACAGTGAAGAAGAAAGATCCATTCACTTTTTACCATTGCTGCCGTGTCGGCCGTGGATCTCGTAAACTAGCCAAAGCCATGGGACTCAATGATTTCGAGCAAGCTGTGCTTGAATTCTCTGGCTTGTTTCATGACGTGGGTAAAGTGGGAGTGCCTGACAGCATTCTCCTCAAGCCCGGTCGCCTCACGGCGGATGAAGTCGAAGTGATGAAGGCTCATCCGATCAAGAGTGCAGAGATTCTGGAGCCCTTGAGTCACATTCCATTTTTTAGATTTCTGTTACCAGGAATTCGCTACCACCACGAAAAAATCGATGGCACCGGCTATCCATTCAATTTGGTGGGCGACCGAATTCCTCTTCCAGCAAGGGTCATTGCGGTCGTGGACACTTACGATGCGATGACAAATAAGCGTCCTTATCGCGAAGCTCTCCCTGAAGACAAAGTCATCAAAGAGCTGATCGACTATAGTGGAAGTCAATTCGATGCCAATTTGGTCAAAGTATTCCTTGAAGCCTTGCCCTATTTCCACGAGGAAAAAGAGGACGAGGATGTTGTTGTGCACCATATTCTAAAGGCGGCTTGA